The Carassius auratus strain Wakin chromosome 7, ASM336829v1, whole genome shotgun sequence genome contains the following window.
AGTGACAGCttaacagaagagagagaaacaaaggGTGAAAAGACGAGAACAGTGGAATGGCGTGTGCTGGTTGTGTCTTGTGTGAGCATTTGGCAGTTTGCCATTATGGTGGTCACACAGAGAAAACTGAGCTGTCTCTACATCTGTCCTTCGCTGACATCGGTCTCAGTGGAGGTGAACATCCAAACTATTTtgacatacactaccattcaaaagtttggggttggaaagatattttaatgcttttaaagtcTGCAAaagtaatattgggaaatattatgattgaactattttctattgtaatgtaaaatgtcatttgttcctgtgatgaGTTGCCATTACactcgtcagtgtcacatgatccttcagaaatcattctagtatgctaaTTAGCCCCCCTCCCTTTGGGATTCTTTGatcaattcaaaagaacagcatttatcttagAAATCATTCATAAGACTATAAATGTCATTATAAATTGAATATGCCCATTCTAAATAGAAGTagtatttgtttaaaaatcttaATGCCCTAAACATTCTAATGGTAGTGTGTTTTAAAGAGATGCACAATATATTGGTCCCATCACTTCAAGTTAATGTTTAAAAACGCTTATAATTtgataacactgttaaatgtaatctgtaTCAAATctcaaaaatatgttatttagacaaaataacagagaattaaagggttagttcacttaaaaaaatgtaattctgtcaGGAATTACTCATGCTCGTGTCCTTCCAAACCTGCAATACCTTTAttcatctttagaacacaaattaagaaatccgagagctttctgaccctccacagACAGCAATGGAACAGTGTTGtgaatacaacttaaccactgattacTAGTCatatcctcttttggaagaccaaacaaagaattttcgctttcacaacgaaccACACAGTGCCTCTCTGACAAGGCGGCAGCGGGAGCAACAATACCACAGCATGAATCAAAGTTActcctttctttgcatgaacatttgggtggtgttatgcaaatcttcccacacagtgacatagacatatgggggcgtgtttaaacaaggcgtTCTAGGAGGGCATGGACAATGTCCTAACTCCCTTTCTgagccttgaatgtggtagttgccTTGCTAAATTGAACAAAGGTCTTACCTAATCAGCCAGAATTTGTATATTGTGCATCCTTGacaatttatgaataataaacGTAATCATCAACTTAAATAGCACTTCCTACAATATCTGAATTGTCTGAAGAAAGACATTGCTTCatgaaaattgtaatattaaacatacagagtagggctgggacaacgtaagcaaaaaatacgtcgacgcaaaatatgcgcatcgattcgtcaacctgtttttatttctctaaaaaacgtttgcaaaacgtttaccttatgtgcgctgaatatacgcgttggccggatcaacattctgtccaacgttatataaccaatccagcatttatcttttttttggcggctgtcaaagccttatttgatcgttgagtgatgtagaatagaatgagtGCTGCGCCTGACAgagcgcgtacgagagagagcctcggCTGTGCGCGCACTCAGTCtccaaactacacgagcgctgtcttgctctctctctctctccctcgtgcatattaaccaaaatcatcagacacgatagaaaaagggcggaatgtcaaagtttcacgtggagcattctgagattttatttttctccatgacaggctgctggctcccactgttaattttttttttttttttggaaaagcactctctgtattagcttaaagccctcaagtttacattggttactgtattctttcaattgctctaaacaattattttgggtgaccttttttattgaatgctagacatcaagttgttgttattttcatctgaaagaagaactttttttcagtaagctagaccctatgtgttcagtaagcttgtttcagtaagctatgtgttttcaaggcttctaggttttattgaatgctatctctaaacaagtgcaaagtaatgcattcttagtcagtcttttattttgtaattttaagagcaataaacatatattgcaatgttaaggaattaatgtttttttcattcagatatgtaaatcaacatgtataaattgttagtagtcaattaatggggagataatcgaaattgaatcggtctgaaaaaattaatagttagattaatcgatgcatcgaaaaaataatcgctagattaatcgtttaaaaaataatcgtttaccCAGCCCTAATACAGAGAATGCAACTGTAACTTGCAGCTAAAAACAGCTATTCACCACCACCGTCTAATTCATTTACCATATCAACACCAACGTAGTATCCAAGACTCTCATTGCCAGGCAGTAAATCACAGAAAATAACAGTGCCCCGTTCCGGGCCATCCCGTGTCTGCACCAACACACGAGAGTTGATCTCCAGTGGCGCTCCTTCGCCTTCCACTTCCGGGTCATTATCCTCCAGCATCACACGTTCCACCTCATCTTCCCAGAGCTCAAGTTTATCCAGTGCAACAAAGACACCGCATTCATCTTCACAACGAAACAGCTGCTGACCCTGATAAGAGCCCTCCGTGAAACCTTGACCCCGGCCTTCCTCCTGAAATACAAAAGAGAAAAGGACATTACATACACAACACAGACATCAAAACTCACATAAATAACAACACGCATTGTGCCATATAAACAAAAGACATTGTTGACATGTGATGGTGGATTTGTGACTAGCCTTCACCCACACAAGCAGCCTACAGGCTTAAATTATGTTTGTCCAAATACCCCAGCTCAGCCCCGGAGACAAACGCAGCTTTGTTCTGTAATGATCACACACTCAAAGACCAGGTGAACCCAAAACCAGACAAACAACGTCAAACAAGACAAAGAGTTTTCCTCACCAGTAATTCAACACCAAACCAGATACCACTCAGCGCTCTGTCAGGCAGCAAAGGTCCTTTAAAGCGGACCACACCTGGAAGAGGCTCGTCACCAGACCTCAACTGCACTCGAACTTTTGCTCCACAGTTGATGTCACGGGCCCTGTCCAGACGCGCTCTGTTGCACAGCAGGCTGTAACGCTCTTCGCAGTTGGTGATGGGGAACAGCAGCTCCGCCAGCTTCTCCTCAAGCTCCATAACGTCCCGTTCATCCACGCTCACCACCACATTAGTCTGGTCCAGGATGCGTAAGCTGCGCTTACCCTTGCTGGGGGGGATTGTGCGACCCAGGCTGTTGCGCTCCTGGCAGGCCTGGCCAAGGCTGCCACGTGGGATGCGCAGAGTCTTCTGACCTGGCTTTTCCACAGTGCACTCCATCACCACAATGTAGAAGTGCCAGTCGTCTCGGAAACTGCCTGCTGGCTTTTCCTGGCTCCATAGCGCAGAGCTCATGGCTGCATAGCAGGAGAGGGTTGAAGATGACAGGAACACACGTCAAAGGTTAGTGGGTCATCAGGGGTCAGTGGGACTAGGAAGAGGATGCCTTCATGACTTTTTCAATGGGATGGATGGACTGAATTGACAAAAAGAGCTGGAAAAAGAGAGACAGGGAATTATAATTATCCAGTGCCAGTAACTATCTGGTTGACACTCCAACATAATAGGTGCACATATAGATGCATTGCACATATATTCTGTGTGACAGTCATCATTACATAAAACACAGGAAAAAGACAGTGTATAGCTCATAGCTCGTACTGCTGCACAAATTCATGTCAAAGGAGATGACAGACAAAAGCGAGACTCTCGAACCCATACGCAAAAAAGTTAGCTCGCCAGTGTGGAAGATTTTGTGGATTATGATTTTCTGATTTTCTGTCAAGGATCAAATATGCTTGAAGCTAAACTGGAGAACTAACTGGTGTGATGTCATTTCTtacaaaatcaggccaaaactAAGTTTGTTTTGAGTTCCTTTGGGGAATTCGAAACAGCTTGCCAAAGGAAACTTCCGGGAAAGTTTACTCCAGCTGGTATACATCTTCCAACTAACTCTGGTCTGTGGCAATTACGTAGTAGGAAGGTGAGCTTTGAGGCTCTGCCTTATTTGACACAGAAATCTTCTCCATTTTTTCTGTTAATTGTGTAAAAACATGAAAAGACAGAAGAAATGCTTTATATCTAACATTGTAATTGTAACTGAGGAACCTTGAAACCCTGCTCAGATTTTGAGTGCAATTCATTGGCCAATTTGATAGTATTTAATTGATTCATAAAAAACTCTGAAATTGTGTCAGCCCTAAGGGAAATCATAAATGTAGGAATGAAAGTTTATGTGCCGCTTTATAGAGCAAATCAGTGCATATTTACACTTGGCcacttcagatatttttttttaataatcagataGTTATGTCACCTGTTAAAACCACTTACAATTGGCCACACAAATAAATACTAATGAAATCAGAAATTCCTGTCCTATATACTTAGTCACGTCACCAAAAGTAACTGTTTCGGAAGGGCATTTAAACTTGGCCTTACACAATAAGAGAAAATATAATAGGCTCTTTAATTATACTAGATAATGCATGTGCATTAGCTAGATTTTTTTGTTCTTGAAAGATTCAATACAATTCAAATAAGATATTGATATGCAATGATGACAAACAGTTATGTAGATTTTATCTTTCCCAATTCAAGGCGATAAACAGGAGCTGTACTTGAATGGCTGAAAATAGCTAGCTGTCTGGGGGTGTTACTATTCTGGCTGCCGAGTGAACTGACTAGCTTTAAGGGGAATTTGGTACCCAATCGCCACCTTAAATTACCAGCTCTGACCAATCCTTCCTGCTTCCCTTCTGAGAACTAGCAATGACCCACTAGCATTTGCCATAGTATTACCATACTAATTAGCAACTGCAGGGGCATGGCTGGGGACACTGTGCAAGGATGCATGCAGACTCAACTACTGCAGATATGCCTAAACGTGAcatgagattaataaatcaaaaatgtCAACAACTATCAAAATAGTACTGTTAAATACTGtcaccatttctttcttttttatataaaatataacaaaaaaacagtatattcaatgtaatttatgcaaatgaatgaaatgaacttgtgtaaaatgaaacacacacacacattcagagcaCATTGAATGTGGTTCTGTTCTTAAATAACACAAAGCTGTCCTAAACAGCAATGCATGAGTGAAGTGACAGACTGCTACAGGACACTCAACCGCTTATACACCACAAGACTTTACACCAAACCTCTGCTGTTTTTCCCCCATCAAACAATTTGACACACcatattttaaaacagttaatCTCAGTTTACCCTCAAATCATTCCAAActgtaacaaaaatatttgtaaaacacataaaaatgtatattgaagatatacatattttttgtgcATTCAATGAAAGGTATGGTAAGGTAAGGTATGTTTTCAGCAtcttttaaatatcttcttttgtattctatGGATGAAAGTAAGTCATGCAGTTTTGACACAACATGGGGTTAGTAAATGATTAAAGAacttcatttatgggtgaactatcactaAGCAACATCACATGCCAGCCACTGACTAGGCTTAATGGCATACTTCATCAATGACCATGAAACTACACTAACCAGCTGAACACACTTGTATAAACACACAGACCGTGTGACtgtttctgtttggtttttccCCAGCAGCAGGGGAATTCATGCAGCAAATTAAATCTCACTCAGAGCTTCCTGTATGCACAATAACGGTGAACAAATGCCACTACTGCATACTGACTAATATTGAGAATACAAGACGAGACAGAGAAGGCTTTACTGCATGACCTTTTACTGATATTGCACGTCATCTCTTGTCTGAAATGTAAGAAAAATCCAGCAGCTCAGGTTGTCTGGCAGAGATTTGGGCCATCCTAAAAAGGCCAGCAAGGTTTTGAAAAATATAACTCTTCATCCTATCCACACATTGTCTGGCATAAAATATTGGGTAATCTGGTAAATATTGGGAATCTGGGCAAACAATTCAAAGGGTTTCAAGTCAAGCAAAGCCTACTTGATTTGATTTCAGCCCGAAAGGATCAAGGAGGTCAATAATACCTGGACAAAGAAATCTGTTAGCATTCCAATACATCTCAATGGCACTTGTTCGCCTCTTATTTTAAGTCAATAATGTGAGCTGTGAAGTCCATGATATGTAAAGCATGTAAAGCATGTAAAGCCCGCCCCCCACCTTAAGAAAACGTGATCACAGCTctggaaaaataataaatcactgtGAGTGTCTCCAGTTTCAAGCATCATGGTTTATGTTGACTGTTTTTCCCTCCACATCATCCGTCCTTTAATACTCAACAGACAGTGATCTGAGAAGTTTATGccatgtcaacacacacacacacacacacacacacacacacacacacagtcatgcagAGCTGGGAACACCCACCTGTAATACCAATACATTAGCTATATGAACAGAAGTGCAATTACTGAATTAATGATGTAATACATCAATGTAAACATCACATCAGCGCTATGCACTTTCTCTAAACAGTGAGTGTGACTGCTGGGTGAAGACGATGCAGCAGAGATGGACAGGCCTTACACTAAATGATAATGATCAGGTACAGGATGCAAACTAACAGCTTCCTAATTAGCGGTTATTCTTAGTCCTTGAGCTCGGTTTAGATATAATGTCATCGCTGGATAACGCTGTGTTGTCATGTATAATCAATGGTCCTGTTACAGTAACAGATCTAAAGCTGGTCATGTATCAGAGACAGACTGTAAAGGTAAACAGGTGACATCAGCACAAGCCGATCAGACTGCACTTACCTGACGTTTAAATATCCCGGTATTCACCCGTCTGTCTTCGATGGCATTTGGAAAAAGATTATTCCAGTGAAGATCTCGTGGCGCTGCTAGTGATGGTGGTGTTTATGTGACATTGTCGGATGGTCTTAGCTGAAGCCAGCGCTGGCTACACTCCGCATTACTACCGGTTAATGGGGAGACAGTCGTCTCCTCCGTGCACTTTAAAATCCGCTGGAAAAAATCTCGGCGAGACTTTGAGGGGAAACAAGAATAAGTCCGGTAATATTGGTAGAGCCGAGGCCGTTGTTTCATTTGAAATCGATGTGAGTATTATTTacagtgtgtaaatgtgtgtatctGACGGCTCAACCAAACGTGCTACATTAGTGGAAGGAAACGTGCTCTCCTATTGGCCAATGAGCGACAGCTAGATCTTTCATTGGTCATTTCGGATGTCTTTTTTTCGCCCCGCCTGTTGGGGTTTTCCAGTGATTTGGCCGAGGAACTGGCAATGTGACAGGTTGTACATTACAGTATATTTCCTCTCAGTTCTTCCAAGCATTTAGTTCTAAATTTTTCATACcccaaatataaatgcatatttaattaaaatgtaaaacaatttttatcattcattttttactttttacagcatgttttacatacattctaGATGGGAGCTtcttttttagtaaaaaaaaatgtttaatgatacATCTATGGCTATTATGCAGCTCGATATAAAACATAGAATGTGTAATTAAAGCAAAGGCATTCAAAACCATCATAAGAAAATGATGCAAGTAACAGACCTTAAATGAATTatgcatatacagtacaatagaaaataaaaactcacATATTAAAACAACTATGTAcaataaatgtaaactgaaaaaagTGCTCAGGGATAGTGCCAAAAAATCTTGAGTGCTACTTGTCCCACTCTTAGAAGTTCAGTTTGTGTACCGTGGCTTGACAGGTTGAATGTTACGTATTCATTTTGTGTGGTTTTCTTCTTTCTGTTACAGTAATTTTATCTCAATGGAGCAATATAGGACATATTCAAGACACAATGCTAGCACAGGATCTCAGACAGTCATTGTCCAGCCCCATGGATCTATGACCAACTTAGGCTTataatgcttttgggaaatgttgCCCTGATTGGTATCGTAGATATTTAGCTTTTAAGATATACCTCAACCCCATATAAACATTTTAGCTACAAGACAGGCCGTTTTGACTAGTTAAGCCATGGATTCCTGCATGTGTCTGCCTCAGTTAAATGTTTTAAGGAAAAATTATGAGCTTTGCATTTGGGAGTTTGAAGGCAGACATTACAGAGCCATCTTGCTCTCAGAAGATCAATCTGCTTTCTTGCTTGCtcagctcctcctcttcctctgggCTCAGATTGTTTCCTCTCAGCCTTTAAGGGCACAAAGCAAAAAGGCTTTGTATTGAGAGCATTATTCACAACACAAACCATTCATCGGGCATGGGTGTTAATAAAGCAattaatttctattgaaactgaATGGGATAAGTAGTAACAATAGAACCCGCTGTTAAACACCCGGCTATAATACTTTCAGGAAAATTCAAATAGTTAAACAactatgaataattaattaaacagcaaaatacattcaaaaaattgtctaaatgtttaactattgttttggccagaaataatgtaatgcaaatgtATATCTTCCAGATGTGACAACCTGAGTACACGGTTTAACTTGTGTGTTAACACTCCTGTTGAGTCTTGACTGAATGTATGCTATCTGTTGTGCTCTTATCGTGTTCACCTTTATATACAATGATCAGAGTAGAATACCTCTCttagagaaaacacacatttgtcTGATTCGACTTTTAACTCAATTAATGCTTGCGtgaaatgaatgaatttattGAGTAAAAACAAGCACACAGAGTtagcaaaaatagtaaaaaaaaaaagaaagaaatacctTACCACACTTCCTGAACACTAGAGTTCATTTTCAGTGCCTCTATTAGACACTCAACCCCCTCTCTGTTGATACAGTTTTTGTTTAGCCTAAGTGAAAGAAAGACATGGCATGTAAATCTCAGGAATATACAGCCATGTAAAtctctaaattaataaataaataaataagaaacaaagtGGATTACTCACCACAATTGCTCCAGAGTTTTGCCCTGACTGATGAGTTTAGCCAGAGCGCATGCACCTGCACTGCCCACGCCATTATCCACCAGACTGAAACAAACCAATATTATCACTACCCGCAAAAATGATCAACTGCTGCATACTGTAGCGTAGCTCAGCACTAAAATTTACTTAGATCTGACTgggcaacctttttttttcactgtttagaataaacaagctgaaagtttgttttaaactggatttttttttatactatactTCTAAATGGAATGCAGAATTATGGAAATATAGTGCTATACAAGATTACCTTAGCCATATTAGCGTTGTGCTATTTTTCAGTGCAGCTGCCAATGCCTCAGCTCCCCTATCCCCAATTTTATTACCCCATAATCTGGAAATGAAAAGTCAGAAtggaaatacaataaaatatagcttaatatagtatataaaaaaaagaatcccTTTCATTATTGACCTCACCCAAGAAACTGCAAAGACTGGTTGTAGCTTAGGCCTTCTGCCAGCTGTTCTGCTCCCTGCGACGTGATGTTATTGTTTCCAAGCCTACAAAGCagttatatattttgaaagagaAACCCGTTTCTACATGTGCAGTACATgtagaattatatttttttatatattttttcagtatatttttttttattaaaatcatcaGCATCGGACAGGCCAGAAAAAGTACATAATTACCTGACCTGAAATAACCACTGACCTCAAAGACAGAAAGTTCTGCTTTGATTTTAACAGCAAAGCAAAGTGTTGGGTGCAAGCATCTGTGAGGTTGTTGTTGAAAAGCCTGCAGAAATATTGAAGTAGTAATGAAagtataacaataaaatatgttattcatacaatgcAGAGTTAAGATATTCTCACGCTATTTTTTGGAAGTTTTCACACTTCATTCCCTTTTCCAGAAGTTTCCGGATTCCTTCATCTGATATGTTATTGTTCCTTAAACTGAAGGATTCACATTCATATAAatagatttgcaaaaaaaaaaaaaaaagttttcagaaaaaatttttataaacacccataaatgaaaaatctgtccCCATGTATTTTTTCAGCACATCACTCCAAACTTGTATTACCTCCTCCTTCTGCAGAACATACTGTAAGATATGTACAATATTATTTTGGGGATCCAAACAACATTGTACTTCATTGACTTGCATTGTATGGACAAATAAAAGAgtctttttcaaaatatcttctttcatgttccacaaaaaatgcatacaggtttggagtgacaAGAGGCTGAGTCATTGAAAACAAGTAAGtgatgacatttacatttttgggtgaacaatttcTTTAAACAACATTTCAAACACAACAATGAGCATAACCTCTCGTCTTACTAAAGGGAGTGACAAATATGTAGACATGGAAGAAGCTGCTCCGCGCCCACATCTCCCACTGAATTGTTGTCCAACTGGAGCCCAACAGGATTCCGCAGGTACTTCAGCACATACGCCAGCGCAGTACATTCCACAGGACCAATGTTACAGTAGGTGAGCTTCAGGTGCTCAACATCCAACTTAGCCATGGTATCTTGAGCAATACTGTTGTCTTGCATTTCATAGATGCACTTAATTAGCCAAACAAAACTTGGCATGGCGTGCATGCTCTTCTTTTCACCCTCTACAGGACGAGGAATGGACTTGAAATGCCTCTGCATACCTTTAGACAAAGACTTCACTACCTGCTTTACCTTGCGTTCCCGCACAGCAATAGGACAGCATTCTAGCAAGAGATCATGGTGCCGCTGGGATAAAAGTCCTGACACAAACTGAGCTGTAATCTGGAGGTTTGGTGTCTCTGCCACATGGGATTCCAGCTCCTCTACAGAACTGTCAATACAATGTCCCAGACATCTTTGAGACAGACCTGACAACTGCCTGTACTGGGGATGAAAGAGTCTGGAGACAGCAGAACGATCGATGTTACGATTGAGAACGACATAGAGAGCAGCGAAGAAGCATTGTAAGGTGATGTGCAGAAATTCATAGCGTTTACAGTCTGTAACAGATAGGTCATTGCAGTAAATGAGAAAACCCAGGCTGACTTCCTTTTCTGTCAGTCCATTTCTTTGGAGCTCATATCCTGAGAACACATAACAAGAGGCTTCAAGACCTTCCAGTGCCAGCTGTCCAAGTTTTAAAACTGTGTCCAAATGTTCCTCCAACCAGGCCTTTCCCAGAACTCCTTGGGACTGAGGTGACTTTCGCTGAAAGAAATGCTGTAAAACCAGGAGGTAGACATCAGTGATCGTCTGGGTAATAACGTCTTGACCACCTAGAAGCTCCTGGTGGCACTTGGTCacaatccagcagaagactgggatgtggcaaAGACTTAATAACACTGTGTTAGCCTGGAGGGACTCTATTACACGTCTAGCCATAGCAGGGTCACTGTGATGCTTCTTAACAAAGCAGTCAATCCCTCCAGGAGAAAAACCCTTCAGGAGCACTTCTTTGCGGAGATAGCGCTTCAGTGATGGGCCTACAGCCTGTGGCCTGCTAGTGGCCACCTTCATAACTCCCTTCATTAGCGTACCCTGCAGCAGATTGAAAAGCAGAACAGGTATAGGCACTTGCTTTGTGGGGCAGCAGTGGCGTTCTTCATCTGTGAACCCCTGTTTAAACTCATCGAGCCCGTCAAAGGTAAAGAGAGCCAAATTAGGATGGTCTAGGATAAACTGGAAAACCTCATCCTGACCTCGATCAGGCCAGCAGCAGTGCAGGAAGAGGAGCTCCTTCAGAGACAGTTCTCTCTGTTCTGCGTTTAGCTTGCGGCAACTGAAGGGAAACAGCAGGAAAGTGTTTGTGAGCAAAGCTTCTCTTGCCCAGAGCAAGTGCAGTCGCTGAAGCAGTGTGCTTTTGCCACTTCCTGCCTCCCCAGACACAAGAACGGTGTCAGCCTCCTCATTAAGAGTCCCCAAGGGACCCACCACATCCTCCAGCCCTAGCGTAAGAGTTTCTCCAGAGCCATCGATCACTTCAAGCAGACCGTCGGTGTAAATGTCATCCAAGGAGAAACGTCCTGTCCCACCATAGGTGCTAAGGGAATGGGACTGGGCAGCAACAGAGCTTCGCAGCTTCTTCTGGTAGAGCAGACAATCTGGAGAAACAATGCAAGTAAAAGACAAATATACAGTTTGTAttcagtacatttacatttatgtttttgagTATGTAACTATGAGAAAAAAGGAAATTaatgtgaaatatattatttcataattatttatatttaatacagtgATGACATAATTATGGGTTGCAACATAATCATGGCCATATCTGTGCAGTTGAAAGACAGTAACACCGAATGCAAAGAAATGTGAAGATACTCTGTCCACACAACTGAAAAATGTTTCATACTGGCAGAAAGATGATTTTCTTTATCTTCAGGGTTTGGTCTGGTTGTCTCCGTTTGTTCTAGATACTGTAGTAAGGTCTTTGCAGCAGTTTCCCCTTTAAACCTCACTTGGTCTAACAGCCGCCGAACCTGCAACGATCCAACAAGATCACTGTCTATCCACATGTAATGGGCATTTACTGTTAACAAGCttgaaatatttgcatttaataaGTACTACAGGAAAACTGATTCATTTCGAGTATGTATGAGATATACGTATATCACAGCGTAACACATTTCATTTGGGAATTGTTTGAAAATTGTTCAGTAAATTGGTCAGTACCAAGGAGTAGTTATGGGGAACACTAAATTTCataacacaaagaaaaaaaaactatggattgAAGTAGTATTCAATCAAGTTACCTGTTGTGAGGGTGTGTATACAGGTAGTTGCACCGCATCACAATCTTTAATG
Protein-coding sequences here:
- the nod2 gene encoding nucleotide-binding oligomerization domain-containing protein 2 encodes the protein MTAHQLILKQRAELLAVLCGGGNAEPLDCVLDLLLACEVLVWEDYLSIRVAEKPLCSNVRHLLDVVYDKGEDACSLFLAAMNQVVPEEQKAGLCFGKECAVVEKNRPDTATLTLLADRPVLVRKLRDNIDGALNALLTTGCFTIKDCDAVQLPVYTPSQQVRRLLDQVRFKGETAAKTLLQYLEQTETTRPNPEDKENHLSANCLLYQKKLRSSVAAQSHSLSTYGGTGRFSLDDIYTDGLLEVIDGSGETLTLGLEDVVGPLGTLNEEADTVLVSGEAGSGKSTLLQRLHLLWAREALLTNTFLLFPFSCRKLNAEQRELSLKELLFLHCCWPDRGQDEVFQFILDHPNLALFTFDGLDEFKQGFTDEERHCCPTKQVPIPVLLFNLLQGTLMKGVMKVATSRPQAVGPSLKRYLRKEVLLKGFSPGGIDCFVKKHHSDPAMARRVIESLQANTVLLSLCHIPVFCWIVTKCHQELLGGQDVITQTITDVYLLVLQHFFQRKSPQSQGVLGKAWLEEHLDTVLKLGQLALEGLEASCYVFSGYELQRNGLTEKEVSLGFLIYCNDLSVTDCKRYEFLHITLQCFFAALYVVLNRNIDRSAVSRLFHPQYRQLSGLSQRCLGHCIDSSVEELESHVAETPNLQITAQFVSGLLSQRHHDLLLECCPIAVRERKVKQVVKSLSKGMQRHFKSIPRPVEGEKKSMHAMPSFVWLIKCIYEMQDNSIAQDTMAKLDVEHLKLTYCNIGPVECTALAYVLKYLRNPVGLQLDNNSVGDVGAEQLLPCLHICHSLYLRNNNISDEGIRKLLEKGMKCENFQKIALFNNNLTDACTQHFALLLKSKQNFLSLRLGNNNITSQGAEQLAEGLSYNQSLQFLGLWGNKIGDRGAEALAAALKNSTTLIWLSLVDNGVGSAGACALAKLISQGKTLEQLWLNKNCINREGVECLIEALKMNSSVQEVWLRGNNLSPEEEEELSKQESRLIF